Proteins from a single region of Myxococcota bacterium:
- a CDS encoding methyl-accepting chemotaxis protein — MTRRSSTSRKLNLAALASLAVLGGLFGAAELGPASWGDALHLALCLVALGSVAGIWIWLRGALLLPLEDAAAAFEAGDDALLKRLSNTLPPGELRSILEGSDALVAPLRSDALRVRAAADALGRVCGALQPATDTLEQAAAGLLRDTEEMHDASETTISAIQAVAAAVEESSVNVRDVAKGAGAVSEHMSSAVSAIETFNDSIRSVNTAVEEMSASLRDVSSSCHHSADVAVQAARLAEETNQTVAVLGTAAREIGRVVDVINDIADQTNLLALNATIEAASAGDAGKGFAVVANEVKELARQTGAATEEIASKVDGIRRTTEGAVSSIERIGAIIQTMREATQTIATAVEEQTATSAEISSSVGTAAGRADEITSSVQRAASTTQGVARTTDELSSGTNEIARNAAHASTGAGSLRRKVDSVRAAAQKTRDFASGAAASLAEINAQVTQIRTVLSDSRGD, encoded by the coding sequence ATGACCCGGCGCAGCAGCACCTCGCGCAAGCTCAATCTCGCGGCGCTCGCGTCATTGGCCGTGCTCGGCGGCCTGTTCGGCGCGGCTGAGCTGGGCCCGGCGTCGTGGGGCGACGCGCTGCACCTGGCGCTGTGCCTGGTGGCGCTCGGCTCGGTGGCGGGCATCTGGATCTGGCTGCGCGGCGCGCTGCTCTTGCCGCTGGAAGACGCGGCCGCCGCCTTCGAAGCCGGCGACGACGCGCTGCTCAAGCGCCTGTCGAACACGCTGCCGCCCGGCGAGCTGCGCAGCATCCTCGAAGGCAGCGACGCCCTCGTCGCGCCGCTGCGCTCCGACGCCCTGCGCGTGCGCGCTGCCGCCGACGCGCTGGGCCGCGTGTGCGGCGCGCTCCAGCCGGCGACCGACACGCTCGAGCAGGCCGCGGCGGGCCTGTTGCGCGACACCGAGGAGATGCACGACGCCAGCGAGACCACCATCTCGGCCATCCAGGCCGTGGCGGCCGCGGTCGAGGAGTCGAGCGTCAACGTGCGCGACGTGGCCAAGGGCGCGGGCGCGGTGTCGGAGCACATGAGCTCGGCGGTGTCCGCGATCGAGACCTTCAATGACTCGATCCGCTCGGTGAACACCGCGGTCGAGGAGATGAGCGCCTCGCTGCGCGACGTGTCCTCGAGCTGTCACCACTCGGCCGACGTCGCGGTGCAGGCCGCGCGGCTCGCCGAGGAGACCAACCAGACCGTGGCGGTGCTCGGCACCGCGGCGCGCGAGATCGGGCGCGTGGTCGACGTGATCAACGACATCGCCGACCAGACCAACCTCCTGGCGCTGAACGCCACGATCGAGGCCGCGAGCGCGGGCGACGCGGGCAAGGGCTTCGCTGTGGTCGCGAACGAGGTCAAGGAGCTGGCGCGCCAGACCGGTGCGGCGACCGAGGAGATCGCGAGCAAGGTCGACGGCATCCGGCGCACGACCGAGGGCGCGGTGAGCTCGATCGAGCGCATCGGCGCGATCATCCAGACCATGCGCGAGGCCACGCAGACCATCGCCACGGCGGTCGAGGAGCAGACGGCGACCAGCGCCGAGATCAGCTCCTCGGTCGGCACGGCGGCGGGCCGCGCCGACGAGATCACGAGCTCAGTTCAGCGCGCGGCCAGCACCACCCAGGGCGTGGCGCGCACCACCGACGAGCTGTCGAGCGGCACCAACGAGATCGCCCGCAATGCGGCCCACGCCTCCACGGGCGCCGGCTCGCTGCGGCGCAAGGTCGACTCGGTGCGCGCGGCCGCCCAGAAGACGCGTGACTTCGCGAGCGGCGCCGCGGCTTCGCTGGCCGAGATCAACGCGCAGGTGACGCAGATCCGCACGGTGCTCTCCGACTCTCGCGGGGACTGA
- a CDS encoding response regulator, whose product MKVLVVDDSAIMRKVIEQILEMLGHEAVPAGNGIEAFERLKEHDDVQLILLDWNMPEMNGIEFLRAVKDRPGLSKIPVIMLTTESERRKMIEAIEAGAKHYLTKPFQPETLATKILQCVEASA is encoded by the coding sequence ATGAAGGTGTTGGTCGTCGACGACTCCGCGATCATGCGCAAGGTCATCGAGCAGATCCTCGAGATGTTGGGTCACGAAGCCGTGCCCGCGGGCAACGGCATCGAGGCCTTCGAGCGGCTGAAGGAGCACGACGACGTGCAGCTGATCCTGCTCGACTGGAACATGCCCGAGATGAACGGCATCGAGTTCCTGCGCGCGGTGAAGGACCGGCCGGGTCTCTCGAAGATCCCCGTGATCATGCTCACTACCGAGTCCGAGCGCCGCAAGATGATCGAGGCCATCGAGGCCGGCGCCAAGCACTATCTCACCAAGCCCTTCCAACCCGAGACACTGGCGACCAAGATCCTCCAGTGCGTCGAGGCCAGCGCATGA